From the Streptomyces syringium genome, one window contains:
- a CDS encoding penicillin acylase family protein: MVHFRHRLRALTVGGLALLTAATALPASAAAPDRTDRPSDGGLSAVIRYTEYGIPHITGKDYAQLGFGQGWAQATDQVCTLADGFVTLRGDRSRHFGGDAAPDRSLSAAATNLSSDLHFRGLRDARTVEKLLDRPAPLGPTRQAKELMRGWAAGYNAWLRQNKITDPACRTADWVRPVTTPDVARRLHAITQLAGHGAVVDGTTAPRPQDKKPARTAGALDPAKASRELLVRRGNTMGSNAVAFSGSTTADGRGLLHGNLHYPWQGGARFWQTQLTIPGELNVAGGSLLGVPIVTVGHNADMAWNYTVATGMAMSVYELKTVPGDPYSYLVDGKRERMTKRAVTVPVRGKDGRTTEVTRTQWWTRFGPVTTSMEDIPLPWTAGSVHTLVDPSTDNLRVTDAFLALSKADGVRGVQDALRRTQGLPWVNTIAADSRGHSLYTQSQVLPRVTDELAKRCSTPLGRQVFPASGLAVLDGSRRDCALGNDPDALQPGTFGPAAMPTLVDAPYAENANDSAWLANADRPLTGYPRIFGDIGTTRSVRTRGVIEDVAAMAKRGNLKVADLQRQEFANRAPAGDLAAKDAAKACAALPGGKATGSNGKAVDVSAACDVLAGWDRTVRAGSRGALLFDRFWRALVSSVPEQRLWRVPFSAAAPVTTPNTLNTADPGFARALADAVGELRAAGIALDAPWGEHQFVVRNGKRIPLSGGAHELGIWNVITARWDAQRGGYHDVVHGSSYIQAVGFDGSGCPVARTLLTYGQSSNPLSPHYSDQTELYSAGRMVTSRFCEKDILASPKLKVVRVSER, encoded by the coding sequence ATGGTGCACTTCCGTCACCGCTTACGCGCGCTGACCGTAGGGGGGCTGGCGCTGCTGACCGCGGCCACGGCGCTGCCCGCCTCGGCAGCCGCCCCGGACCGCACGGACAGACCGTCGGACGGCGGGCTGTCCGCCGTCATCCGCTACACCGAGTACGGAATCCCGCACATCACCGGCAAGGACTACGCGCAGCTGGGGTTCGGCCAGGGCTGGGCGCAGGCCACCGACCAGGTGTGCACCCTCGCCGACGGGTTCGTCACCCTGCGCGGCGACCGCTCGCGTCACTTCGGCGGTGACGCCGCGCCCGACCGTTCGCTGTCCGCGGCCGCCACCAACCTCTCCAGCGATCTGCACTTCCGGGGGCTGCGGGACGCGAGGACCGTGGAGAAGCTCCTCGACCGGCCCGCGCCCCTCGGTCCGACCCGGCAGGCCAAGGAGCTGATGCGCGGCTGGGCCGCCGGGTACAACGCCTGGCTGCGGCAGAACAAGATCACCGACCCGGCCTGCCGCACGGCGGACTGGGTCCGCCCGGTGACCACCCCGGACGTGGCGCGACGCCTCCACGCGATCACGCAGCTGGCCGGCCACGGCGCGGTCGTGGACGGCACCACGGCCCCCCGCCCGCAGGACAAGAAGCCCGCCCGTACCGCCGGGGCTCTCGACCCGGCCAAGGCGTCCCGCGAGCTCCTCGTCCGCCGCGGCAACACCATGGGGTCCAACGCGGTCGCCTTCTCCGGCTCCACCACCGCCGACGGACGCGGCCTGCTGCACGGCAATCTGCACTACCCGTGGCAGGGCGGCGCCCGGTTCTGGCAGACGCAGCTGACGATCCCCGGCGAGCTGAACGTCGCGGGCGGCTCGCTGCTCGGCGTGCCGATCGTCACCGTCGGCCACAACGCGGACATGGCCTGGAACTATACGGTCGCCACCGGCATGGCCATGAGTGTGTACGAGCTCAAGACCGTGCCCGGCGACCCGTATTCCTACCTCGTCGACGGCAAGCGCGAGCGCATGACCAAGCGCGCGGTCACCGTGCCGGTGCGGGGCAAGGACGGCCGCACCACCGAGGTCACCCGCACCCAGTGGTGGACCCGCTTCGGTCCGGTCACGACCAGCATGGAGGACATTCCCCTGCCGTGGACGGCCGGCTCCGTCCACACGCTCGTCGACCCCAGCACGGACAATCTGCGGGTGACCGACGCCTTCCTGGCGCTGAGCAAGGCCGATGGGGTGCGCGGTGTCCAGGACGCGCTGCGCCGCACGCAGGGGCTGCCGTGGGTCAACACCATCGCCGCCGACTCCCGGGGCCACAGCCTCTACACCCAGTCGCAGGTGCTGCCGCGGGTCACCGACGAGCTGGCGAAGCGGTGTTCCACGCCGCTCGGCCGGCAGGTCTTCCCGGCCTCGGGCCTCGCGGTGCTGGACGGCTCGCGCCGGGACTGTGCGCTCGGCAACGACCCCGACGCACTGCAGCCCGGGACGTTCGGCCCGGCCGCGATGCCGACGCTGGTCGACGCCCCGTACGCCGAGAACGCCAACGACAGCGCCTGGCTCGCCAACGCGGACCGGCCGCTCACCGGCTACCCCAGGATCTTCGGCGACATCGGCACCACGCGTTCGGTGCGCACCCGCGGTGTCATCGAGGACGTCGCGGCCATGGCCAAGCGCGGCAACCTGAAGGTGGCCGACCTTCAGCGGCAGGAGTTCGCCAACCGGGCGCCCGCGGGTGATCTGGCGGCCAAGGACGCGGCGAAGGCGTGCGCGGCGCTGCCGGGCGGCAAGGCCACCGGCAGTAACGGCAAGGCCGTCGACGTCTCGGCGGCGTGCGACGTGCTGGCCGGCTGGGACCGGACCGTGCGGGCCGGCAGCAGGGGCGCGCTGCTCTTCGACCGCTTCTGGCGCGCTCTGGTCAGCTCCGTTCCGGAGCAGCGGCTGTGGCGGGTGCCGTTCTCGGCGGCCGCCCCCGTCACCACCCCGAACACCCTCAACACCGCGGACCCGGGCTTCGCCAGGGCGCTGGCCGACGCGGTCGGCGAGCTGCGCGCGGCAGGCATCGCGCTGGACGCCCCGTGGGGCGAGCACCAGTTCGTCGTGCGGAACGGCAAGCGCATCCCGCTCTCCGGCGGCGCCCACGAGCTGGGCATCTGGAACGTGATCACCGCCCGCTGGGACGCACAGCGCGGCGGTTACCACGACGTGGTGCACGGCTCCAGCTACATCCAAGCCGTCGGCTTCGACGGCAGTGGCTGCCCCGTGGCCCGTACGCTGCTGACCTACGGGCAGTCCTCCAACCCGCTCTCGCCGCACTACAGCGACCAGACCGAGCTGTACTCGGCGGGGCGCATGGTCACGAGCCGGTTCTGTGAGAAGGACATCCTCGCGTCGCCGAAGCTCAAGGTGGTGCGGGTGAGCGAGCGCTGA
- the paaK gene encoding phenylacetate--CoA ligase PaaK, protein MTDSRGLPDAAERLSHEELAALQLNRLRSTLRHAYDHVGFYRRSFDAAGVHPEDCRSLADLALFPFTTKADLRANYPFGMFAVPQAEVRRVHASSGTTGEPTVVGYTERDLDTWADVVARSIRAAGGRPGDKVHVAYGYGLFTGGLGAHYGAERLGCTVIPASGGMTARQVRIISDFRPEVIMVTPSYMLTLLDEFERQGVDPRSTSLRVGIFGAEPWGEGMRREIEDRFAIDAVDIYGLSEVIGPGVAQECVETKDGPHIWEDHFYPEIVDPLTGEPVPEGGHGELVFTSLTKEAMPVVRYRTRDLTRLLPGTARPAFRRMEKITGRSDDMVILRGVNLFPAQIEEIVLGTPGIAPHFQLRLTREGRLDHLTVRAEARQGATPEQRAAAVSGIVRRVKDGIGVSVAVEIVDPGALERSVGKLKRIVDLRPKSPS, encoded by the coding sequence ATGACGGATTCCCGGGGACTTCCCGACGCGGCGGAGCGGCTCTCGCACGAGGAGCTGGCGGCGCTGCAACTGAACAGGCTGCGCTCCACGCTGCGGCACGCCTACGACCACGTCGGCTTCTACCGGCGCTCGTTCGACGCGGCCGGGGTGCACCCCGAGGACTGCCGCAGCCTCGCCGATCTGGCGCTGTTCCCCTTCACCACCAAGGCCGATCTGCGCGCCAACTACCCCTTCGGCATGTTCGCCGTGCCCCAGGCGGAGGTGCGGCGCGTCCACGCGTCCAGCGGCACCACCGGCGAGCCGACCGTCGTCGGCTACACCGAGCGGGACCTCGACACCTGGGCCGATGTCGTCGCCCGCTCCATCCGCGCCGCCGGCGGGCGGCCGGGCGACAAGGTCCACGTGGCCTACGGCTACGGTCTGTTCACCGGTGGCCTGGGCGCGCACTACGGTGCCGAGCGGCTCGGCTGTACGGTGATTCCCGCCTCCGGCGGCATGACCGCGCGCCAGGTGCGGATCATCTCGGACTTCCGGCCCGAGGTCATCATGGTCACGCCGTCCTACATGCTCACGCTGCTCGACGAGTTCGAACGCCAGGGCGTGGATCCCCGGTCCACATCGCTGCGGGTCGGCATCTTCGGCGCCGAACCGTGGGGCGAGGGGATGCGCCGGGAGATCGAGGACCGCTTCGCCATCGACGCCGTCGACATATACGGGCTCTCGGAGGTCATCGGCCCCGGCGTCGCCCAGGAGTGCGTGGAGACCAAGGACGGCCCGCACATCTGGGAGGACCACTTCTACCCGGAGATCGTCGATCCCCTCACCGGCGAGCCCGTGCCCGAGGGCGGCCACGGCGAGCTGGTCTTCACCTCGCTCACCAAGGAGGCCATGCCCGTCGTCCGCTACCGCACCCGCGATCTCACCCGGTTGCTGCCCGGCACCGCCCGCCCCGCCTTCCGCCGGATGGAGAAGATCACCGGCCGCAGCGACGACATGGTCATCCTGCGTGGGGTCAATCTCTTCCCCGCGCAGATCGAGGAGATCGTCCTCGGCACCCCCGGCATCGCCCCGCACTTCCAGCTGCGGCTGACCCGCGAGGGACGGCTGGACCACCTCACCGTGCGGGCCGAGGCGCGTCAGGGGGCGACGCCCGAGCAGCGGGCGGCGGCGGTCTCCGGCATCGTCCGGCGGGTGAAGGACGGGATCGGGGTCTCGGTGGCGGTCGAGATCGTGGACCCCGGGGCCCTGGAGCGGTCGGTGGGCAAGCTCAAGCGGATCGTGGACCTGCGCCCGAAGAGCCCGTCGTGA
- a CDS encoding cytochrome P450, translated as MNTIRDVPTAPGGLPGVGHLHRLVRHRLRFLESLRQVGPLVRIRLGTAPVYVVTDPALVHQVQSSKGRSFGRGKQFQRMVPLLGHGVITSDGELYHRQRRTIQKAFTPAHIERHLVAIHRQAEKLCATWEDGRPVDVLHALKGLAVAVTAETLFSGRMTDQVLAQLNRVLPVVEKAAVERPMMPKVVDRLPLPFVRRGDEAMAGMRAVVAEAVAACRGQSSRSEGDMVACLLAARDPDTGRPLSDDLVCDEVIAMLIGGAANVPATLAWAWFHLALRPGAEERMLTEIGVPADGPPTMAELNRMPYTRAVMYEAMRLHSVQLVTQRTTAAVELGGVMLPCGTDTAYSQHSLHTDPRFCPRPAAFSPERWLPGSGWEPARHAFVPFGGGRFKCVGDNFACAVMMATLVAVGGRWRLHRPPGLRVGVSVREPVPSPTGLSLVPRHRS; from the coding sequence GTGAACACGATCCGTGACGTACCCACCGCTCCCGGCGGACTGCCGGGGGTGGGGCATCTTCACCGGCTCGTCCGGCACCGGCTGCGCTTCCTGGAGTCGCTGCGACAGGTCGGGCCCTTGGTGCGCATCCGGCTGGGTACCGCGCCGGTGTACGTGGTGACCGACCCCGCCCTGGTGCATCAGGTGCAGTCGTCCAAGGGGCGCAGCTTCGGGCGGGGCAAGCAGTTCCAGCGGATGGTGCCCCTGCTGGGCCACGGTGTGATCACCTCGGACGGGGAGCTGTACCACCGGCAACGGCGCACCATCCAGAAGGCGTTCACCCCGGCGCATATCGAACGGCACCTGGTCGCGATCCACCGGCAGGCGGAAAAGCTCTGCGCGACCTGGGAGGACGGAAGGCCGGTGGACGTGCTGCACGCCCTGAAGGGCCTTGCGGTGGCGGTGACGGCCGAGACGCTGTTCTCCGGACGCATGACCGACCAAGTCCTCGCCCAGCTGAACCGGGTGCTGCCGGTGGTCGAGAAGGCCGCAGTGGAACGTCCGATGATGCCGAAGGTGGTGGACCGGCTGCCCCTGCCCTTCGTGCGGCGCGGCGACGAGGCGATGGCCGGGATGCGTGCCGTGGTGGCGGAGGCGGTGGCCGCCTGCCGGGGGCAGAGCTCGCGGAGCGAGGGCGACATGGTGGCGTGCCTGCTGGCGGCGCGCGATCCCGACACCGGCCGGCCGCTGAGCGACGACCTGGTGTGCGACGAGGTCATCGCCATGCTCATCGGCGGGGCGGCCAATGTGCCGGCCACGCTGGCGTGGGCGTGGTTCCACCTGGCGCTGCGCCCCGGGGCCGAGGAGCGGATGCTCACCGAGATCGGCGTGCCGGCCGACGGCCCTCCGACGATGGCGGAGCTGAACCGGATGCCCTACACCCGGGCGGTGATGTACGAGGCGATGCGGCTGCACTCGGTGCAATTGGTGACGCAGCGCACCACCGCCGCCGTGGAGCTGGGCGGGGTGATGCTGCCGTGCGGCACCGACACCGCCTACAGCCAGCACTCGCTGCACACCGATCCCCGTTTCTGTCCGCGGCCCGCGGCGTTCTCGCCGGAGCGGTGGCTGCCGGGGAGCGGGTGGGAACCGGCGCGGCACGCGTTCGTTCCGTTCGGCGGGGGCAGGTTCAAGTGCGTCGGGGACAACTTCGCCTGCGCGGTGATGATGGCGACACTGGTGGCGGTGGGCGGGCGGTGGCGGCTTCACCGGCCGCCCGGTCTGCGGGTGGGAGTGTCGGTGAGGGAGCCCGTCCCCAGCCCCACGGGACTGAGCCTCGTGCCGCGTCACCGGTCCTAG
- a CDS encoding cytochrome P450, with amino-acid sequence MSAPARTVIPPMATQALPLLGHTLPMWRDPMPFLLEQHALAPVVRLRLGPKLVHLVTRPGPVRQVLVTEQHRFDKGGPFVDAARTLIGDGLGTCSAEDHRYQRPLMNEAFRRPCIDSYTTAMVECAEDMVASWQPGQIVDVCREMRRLACRALTRTLFSDPAQARLTLEIEEAYTVLMPGMWWQMVIPVGLVHKAPLPANRRFARARVTARSLIGRMVAAYRARGAGLGDGLSLIMSARDERGRGFTDDEVCDQIATLMIGGIPATADLLAWFFCVLSQDGTVEKELHGEADAVLGGRAPAHDDVSRLPRLGRALTETLRLYPSVSVLSRKVTRPVRLDGAALSPGDEVMFSPYCLHRDADVFPDPERFCPDRWLPGQVHQEQREAFIPFGSGTRKCIGDTYGMTEATLAAAVVMSRVRLAKVPGTPDAAPLLRMTLSPVPLKLTVEPRGIRDQGHQEAADGTTALRCPVHPAAD; translated from the coding sequence ATGTCCGCGCCCGCTCGCACCGTCATCCCGCCCATGGCCACCCAGGCCCTCCCGCTCCTGGGCCATACGCTGCCGATGTGGCGCGACCCCATGCCGTTCCTGCTGGAACAGCACGCTCTCGCCCCCGTGGTGCGGCTGCGCCTCGGTCCCAAGCTCGTCCACCTCGTCACCCGCCCCGGCCCGGTGCGTCAGGTGCTGGTCACCGAGCAGCACCGGTTCGACAAGGGCGGCCCGTTCGTCGACGCGGCCCGCACCCTGATCGGCGACGGACTCGGCACCTGCTCGGCGGAGGACCACCGCTATCAGCGGCCCCTGATGAACGAGGCGTTCCGCCGGCCGTGCATCGACTCCTACACCACCGCCATGGTCGAGTGCGCCGAGGACATGGTCGCCTCGTGGCAGCCCGGTCAGATCGTGGACGTGTGCCGGGAGATGCGCCGGCTGGCCTGCCGGGCCCTGACCCGCACCCTGTTCTCCGACCCCGCCCAGGCGCGGCTCACGCTCGAGATCGAAGAGGCCTACACCGTTCTGATGCCCGGCATGTGGTGGCAGATGGTCATCCCCGTGGGCCTGGTGCACAAGGCCCCCCTGCCGGCCAACCGCCGCTTCGCCAGGGCCCGTGTCACCGCGCGTTCCCTGATCGGCCGGATGGTCGCCGCCTACCGGGCCCGCGGAGCCGGCCTGGGCGACGGCCTCTCCCTGATCATGTCCGCCAGGGACGAGAGGGGACGGGGCTTCACCGACGACGAGGTGTGCGACCAGATCGCCACCCTCATGATCGGTGGCATCCCCGCCACCGCGGACCTGCTGGCCTGGTTCTTCTGCGTCCTGTCCCAGGACGGCACCGTGGAGAAAGAGCTGCACGGGGAGGCGGATGCCGTACTGGGCGGGCGCGCCCCCGCCCACGACGACGTCTCCCGCCTGCCCCGCCTGGGCCGGGCCCTGACCGAGACCCTGCGGCTGTATCCGTCGGTCTCGGTCCTCAGCCGCAAGGTCACCCGGCCCGTCCGCCTCGACGGCGCCGCTCTGTCGCCGGGGGACGAAGTCATGTTCAGCCCCTACTGCCTGCACCGGGACGCCGACGTCTTCCCCGACCCCGAACGGTTCTGCCCCGACCGCTGGCTGCCCGGCCAGGTGCACCAGGAACAGCGCGAGGCGTTCATCCCGTTCGGCTCCGGCACCCGCAAGTGCATCGGCGACACCTACGGCATGACCGAGGCCACGCTCGCCGCCGCGGTCGTCATGTCCCGGGTCCGTCTCGCGAAGGTGCCCGGCACGCCGGACGCGGCGCCACTGCTGCGCATGACGCTCTCACCCGTCCCCTTGAAGCTGACGGTCGAGCCACGCGGCATCCGAGACCAGGGACACCAGGAGGCCGCCGATGGAACCACAGCGCTCCGCTGCCCCGTCCACCCTGCCGCCGACTGA
- a CDS encoding terpene synthase family protein — translation MTEQTVTWMRRFGYITTPAEEVMAREARFGELGALTYPHGALEGSVLAAQLMVWLFLQDDRFSERAPAQGRIEELAEHILWSQRVLHSHRENPAVPEPYLEALVDLRGRLARMAADPEQVERFADGFNRYLGAVAAEAIYRAKGIAPDLGQYLRLRESTILMRGMCFVITELADDCYLPGPVWARPDVRLCEQAAARAIAYTHDILSGIRELYWPGHINLITVLAGHYRCSLAQALDRAVGMCEAQMKRFDRLSKPLAAEGDAALARYVRGLGAWIRGNLDWSMSCGRYHVAAPQPPGELPSLFGG, via the coding sequence GTGACCGAGCAGACCGTCACCTGGATGCGGCGCTTCGGCTACATCACCACGCCCGCCGAGGAAGTCATGGCCCGGGAGGCCCGGTTCGGTGAACTGGGCGCGCTGACCTACCCGCACGGCGCCCTCGAGGGATCGGTGCTGGCCGCGCAGCTGATGGTGTGGCTGTTCCTCCAGGACGACCGGTTCTCCGAACGGGCACCGGCGCAGGGCAGGATCGAGGAACTGGCCGAGCACATCCTGTGGTCACAGCGGGTGCTGCACAGCCATCGGGAGAACCCCGCCGTGCCCGAGCCCTACCTGGAAGCACTGGTGGACCTGCGCGGCAGACTGGCCCGTATGGCGGCCGACCCCGAGCAGGTGGAGCGGTTCGCCGACGGCTTCAACCGGTATCTGGGCGCGGTGGCGGCGGAGGCGATCTACCGGGCCAAGGGCATCGCGCCCGACCTGGGCCAGTACCTCCGGCTCCGGGAGTCCACCATCCTGATGCGCGGGATGTGTTTCGTCATCACCGAACTGGCCGACGACTGCTATCTGCCGGGCCCGGTGTGGGCGAGGCCGGATGTGCGCCTGTGCGAACAGGCCGCTGCCCGTGCCATCGCCTATACCCACGACATCCTCTCGGGCATACGCGAACTGTACTGGCCGGGCCACATCAACCTGATCACCGTATTGGCCGGTCACTACCGCTGCTCCCTGGCGCAGGCGCTGGACAGGGCGGTGGGCATGTGCGAGGCACAGATGAAGCGGTTCGACCGGCTGTCCAAGCCGCTGGCCGCGGAAGGGGACGCGGCGTTGGCCCGGTACGTCCGGGGCCTGGGCGCGTGGATCCGGGGCAACCTGGACTGGTCGATGAGCTGCGGCCGGTACCACGTGGCCGCGCCACAACCGCCCGGCGAGCTGCCCTCGCTGTTCGGGGGATAA
- a CDS encoding acyl-CoA synthetase produces the protein MDYNLADLFESVVDTVPEREALVHLDLPGGGAERRLTYLQLDTAANRLAHHLQDSGIGPGAHVGLHLYNGVEYLQTVWACLKIRAVPVNVNYRYVDEELAYLYRDADLAALVFDAEFTGRVAAAAPRAERLRHLVRVGTAPEGAAEPHIAPVGFAAAEAAGAPWRDFAPRSGDDQFIIYTGGTTGLPKGVMWRQEDLFFSGLGGGAPTGVPVKRPQEVAERVAAGGEGLVFFPTPPLMHGTSTLTSFIAFDFGQKVVLHRKYAPEEVLRTVARERVTSLSLVGDAMLRPLVDALSGPLRDTDCSSLLTVSSSGAVLSDTVRAQFAALLPRVALLNNFGSSESGFNGTATEDAGPRRGFRLRVNDRTAVVDPATRERVAAGEVGRIAQRGHVPLGYYNDPVKTAETFFRAHGERWVLLGDMATVDETGVVTVLGRGSQCINTGGEKVYPEEVEQALKAHPDVYDALVAGVPDPRWGQRVAAVVQPRTGAAPLTADAVRAHCRSRLAGYKIPRVVVLTDHVRRSPSGKADYRWAREVAQAAADGDGDDARA, from the coding sequence GTGGACTACAACCTCGCCGATCTCTTCGAGTCGGTCGTCGACACGGTGCCGGAGCGGGAGGCCCTGGTCCATCTCGACCTCCCGGGCGGCGGCGCCGAGCGGCGGCTGACGTACTTGCAGCTGGACACGGCGGCCAACCGGCTGGCCCACCACCTCCAGGACAGCGGGATCGGGCCGGGCGCACATGTGGGGCTCCACCTCTACAACGGCGTCGAGTACCTCCAGACCGTATGGGCCTGCCTGAAGATCCGGGCCGTGCCCGTCAATGTGAACTACCGCTATGTGGACGAGGAGTTGGCGTATCTCTACCGGGACGCCGATCTGGCCGCCCTGGTCTTCGACGCGGAGTTCACCGGCCGGGTCGCGGCCGCCGCGCCCCGGGCGGAGCGGCTGCGGCATCTGGTCCGGGTGGGCACGGCCCCCGAGGGCGCCGCCGAGCCGCACATCGCTCCCGTCGGCTTCGCGGCCGCCGAGGCGGCGGGGGCACCCTGGCGTGACTTCGCACCGCGCTCGGGCGACGACCAGTTCATCATCTACACCGGCGGCACCACGGGACTGCCCAAGGGGGTGATGTGGCGGCAGGAGGACCTGTTCTTCTCGGGCCTCGGCGGCGGCGCGCCGACCGGCGTCCCGGTGAAGCGGCCGCAGGAGGTGGCCGAGCGGGTCGCGGCGGGCGGCGAGGGGCTCGTCTTCTTCCCCACCCCGCCGCTGATGCACGGCACCTCCACGCTCACCTCGTTCATCGCCTTCGACTTCGGGCAGAAGGTCGTCCTCCACCGCAAGTACGCGCCCGAGGAAGTGCTGCGCACCGTCGCGCGCGAGCGGGTGACCAGCCTCTCGCTGGTGGGTGACGCGATGCTGCGGCCGCTGGTGGACGCGCTGTCCGGGCCGCTGCGCGACACCGACTGCTCCTCGCTGCTGACCGTCAGCAGCTCCGGTGCCGTCCTCTCCGACACCGTGCGCGCCCAGTTCGCGGCGCTGCTGCCACGGGTGGCGCTGCTGAACAACTTCGGCTCCTCCGAGTCCGGCTTCAACGGCACCGCCACCGAGGACGCAGGGCCCCGGCGGGGCTTCAGGCTGCGCGTCAACGACCGCACCGCCGTGGTGGATCCCGCGACGCGCGAGCGGGTCGCGGCCGGCGAGGTGGGGCGGATCGCGCAGCGCGGCCATGTGCCGCTGGGCTACTACAACGACCCCGTGAAGACCGCCGAGACGTTCTTCCGGGCGCACGGCGAGCGCTGGGTGCTGCTCGGCGACATGGCGACGGTCGACGAGACGGGCGTGGTCACGGTCCTCGGCCGTGGCTCGCAGTGCATCAACACCGGTGGGGAGAAGGTGTATCCGGAGGAGGTCGAGCAGGCCCTCAAGGCCCATCCGGATGTGTACGACGCGCTGGTCGCGGGCGTGCCCGACCCGAGGTGGGGCCAGCGCGTCGCCGCCGTCGTCCAGCCCCGTACGGGTGCCGCGCCGCTGACGGCCGACGCCGTACGGGCCCACTGCCGGTCCCGGCTCGCGGGCTACAAGATCCCGCGCGTCGTCGTCCTCACCGACCACGTCCGGCGCTCCCCCAGTGGCAAGGCGGACTACCGCTGGGCGCGCGAGGTGGCACAGGCCGCGGCCGACGGGGACGGCGACGACGCGCGGGCCTGA
- a CDS encoding crotonase/enoyl-CoA hydratase family protein, translated as MGGTPHLTAERVGATLVLTLNRPEAKNALSLPMLVGLYDGWLAADADDAIRSVVLTGAGGAFCAGMDLKALAGRGQSRDVYRERLDADPDLHWKAMLRHHRPRKPVIAAVEGPCVAGGTEILQGTDIRIAGESAVFGLFEVRRGLFPIGGSTVRLARQIPRTHALEMLLTGRPYPAREAERIGLIGRVVPDGTALEAALATAELINANGPLAVEAVKACVHDAADMSEADGLALELRRGWPVFDTDDAKEGARAFAEKRPAVYRRS; from the coding sequence ATGGGCGGGACCCCGCACCTCACCGCGGAGCGCGTCGGCGCGACCCTCGTGCTCACCCTGAACCGGCCGGAGGCCAAGAACGCCCTCTCGCTGCCGATGCTGGTCGGCCTGTACGACGGCTGGCTGGCGGCCGACGCCGACGACGCGATCCGCTCGGTCGTCCTCACCGGCGCCGGCGGCGCCTTCTGCGCCGGCATGGACCTCAAGGCCCTCGCCGGCCGGGGGCAGAGCCGCGATGTGTACCGCGAGCGCCTCGACGCCGACCCCGACCTGCACTGGAAGGCCATGCTCCGGCACCACCGGCCCCGCAAACCGGTCATCGCCGCCGTCGAGGGCCCCTGCGTCGCCGGCGGCACCGAGATCCTCCAGGGCACCGACATCCGCATCGCCGGCGAGAGCGCCGTCTTCGGCCTCTTCGAAGTGCGCCGCGGCCTGTTCCCCATCGGCGGCTCCACCGTCCGCCTCGCCCGCCAGATCCCCCGCACCCACGCCCTGGAAATGCTGCTCACCGGACGCCCGTACCCCGCCCGGGAAGCCGAACGCATCGGCCTCATCGGACGCGTCGTCCCCGACGGCACGGCCCTGGAAGCGGCCCTGGCGACCGCCGAACTCATCAACGCCAACGGACCGCTCGCCGTCGAAGCCGTCAAGGCCTGCGTCCACGACGCCGCCGACATGAGCGAGGCGGACGGCCTCGCCCTCGAACTCCGGCGCGGCTGGCCGGTCTTCGACACCGACGACGCCAAGGAAGGCGCCCGCGCCTTCGCCGAGAAGCGCCCCGCCGTCTACCGGCGCTCCTGA
- a CDS encoding Zn-ribbon domain-containing OB-fold protein: protein MPEPLTAPLVVEFPFTRSLGPVQSAFLTGLRERTVLGVRTTDGQVLVPPVEYDPRTAEEIRDLVEVAATGTVTTWAWNPAPRRGQPLRTPFAWALVRLDGADTALLHALDAPDSDTVRTGMRVRIRWAPERTGAITDIACFEPHDDGTTGPGAATAHTSPPGAFADPVTTITTPARLDYTYTPGRAQSRYLTALTGRRTVGERCPACRKVYVPPRGACPTCGVATDEEVEVGPRGTVTTYCVVNIKAKGQDIEVPYVYAHIALDGADLALHGRIAGIPYDRVRMGLRVEPVWTEGARYPDHYRPADEPDADYDTYKELL, encoded by the coding sequence ATGCCCGAGCCCCTGACCGCCCCCCTGGTCGTGGAATTCCCCTTCACCCGCTCCCTCGGCCCCGTACAGAGCGCGTTCCTCACCGGGCTGCGCGAGCGGACCGTACTCGGCGTCCGGACCACCGACGGACAGGTGCTCGTGCCCCCCGTCGAATACGACCCACGCACCGCCGAGGAGATCCGCGACCTCGTCGAGGTCGCCGCCACCGGCACCGTCACCACCTGGGCCTGGAACCCCGCCCCCCGCCGCGGCCAGCCGCTGCGCACCCCCTTCGCCTGGGCCCTCGTCCGTCTCGACGGCGCCGACACCGCCCTGCTGCACGCCCTCGACGCCCCGGACTCGGACACCGTGCGCACCGGGATGCGGGTCCGGATCCGCTGGGCCCCGGAGCGGACCGGAGCGATCACCGACATCGCCTGCTTCGAACCGCACGACGACGGGACCACCGGGCCCGGGGCCGCCACCGCGCACACCTCCCCACCGGGCGCGTTCGCCGACCCCGTCACCACCATCACCACCCCCGCCCGCCTCGACTACACCTACACGCCCGGCCGCGCCCAGAGCCGCTACCTCACCGCCCTCACCGGCCGCAGGACCGTGGGCGAACGCTGCCCCGCCTGCCGCAAGGTCTACGTCCCGCCCCGCGGCGCCTGCCCCACCTGCGGCGTCGCCACCGACGAAGAGGTGGAGGTCGGCCCGCGCGGCACCGTCACCACCTACTGCGTCGTCAACATCAAGGCCAAGGGCCAGGACATCGAAGTCCCCTACGTCTACGCCCACATCGCCCTCGACGGCGCCGACCTCGCCCTCCACGGACGCATCGCGGGCATCCCCTATGACCGGGTGCGCATGGGGCTGCGCGTCGAGCCCGTATGGACCGAAGGCGCCCGCTACCCCGACCACTACCGCCCCGCCGACGAACCCGACGCCGACTACGACACGTACAAGGAGCTGCTGTGA